One genomic region from bacterium encodes:
- a CDS encoding nucleoside recognition domain-containing protein produces MNTATTESTVVILKRGAGQGLRTFWILMRVMIPVYVGIALLSRTPVLPAIAAFFQPAMGIWHLPGDAALAMVLGHFVNLYAALAVIAAGHWDPTAVTVAAIILGVSHSHIMESAIFRLMRVPFGVLAAIRVTAGWGLGWIVAALMSH; encoded by the coding sequence GTGAACACTGCCACGACCGAGTCGACTGTCGTCATCCTCAAGCGCGGCGCCGGGCAGGGGTTGCGCACCTTCTGGATTTTGATGCGTGTCATGATCCCGGTCTACGTCGGGATTGCGCTGTTGTCGCGGACTCCCGTGCTGCCAGCGATCGCCGCGTTCTTTCAACCGGCCATGGGCATCTGGCATCTGCCCGGCGATGCCGCGTTGGCGATGGTGCTCGGGCACTTTGTCAATCTCTATGCCGCCCTCGCGGTGATTGCCGCCGGCCACTGGGATCCGACCGCGGTCACCGTCGCGGCCATCATCCTCGGCGTTTCGCATTCGCACATCATGGAAAGCGCCATCTTCCGCCTGATGCGCGTGCCGTTCGGCGTGCTGGCGGCGATTCGCGTCACCGCCGGTTGGGGACTGGGTTGGATCGTGGCCGCCCTGATGTCGCATTAG